In Mesorhizobium sp., one DNA window encodes the following:
- a CDS encoding DMT family transporter, whose translation MPIYELAALGAATCWALTGVISVWPAGHLGAPAFNRLRQAFVTVLLAIYVGASGTWQQLGADTLGPLLLSGLVGIFLGDTLLFAALNRLGPRRSGILFALNAPIAAALGFVFLGEALPVQALAGMALVLSGVVLAILYGRRQGQAHAWEAVKGPLWLGVALGLGAATGQAVGSIIARPIMASGIDPFAASMVRVAIAAFCLSVLIALPIPSVKPKGPVTWPVFALTALTGIIALAIGMTLLLFALSGGKVGIVSTLSATSPVLILPMIWLRTGERPAAGAWLGAALVVAGMALLFVR comes from the coding sequence GAACTTGCTGCGCTGGGCGCTGCGACCTGCTGGGCGCTGACGGGCGTCATATCGGTCTGGCCCGCCGGCCATCTCGGCGCGCCGGCGTTCAACCGGCTGCGCCAGGCTTTCGTCACCGTCCTTCTGGCGATCTACGTCGGGGCGAGCGGCACCTGGCAGCAACTCGGCGCCGACACTCTCGGCCCGCTGCTGCTTTCGGGACTGGTCGGCATCTTCCTCGGCGACACGCTGCTCTTTGCCGCTCTCAACCGGCTCGGGCCGCGCCGCTCCGGCATCCTTTTCGCCCTTAACGCGCCGATCGCCGCGGCGCTCGGCTTCGTCTTCCTCGGGGAGGCCCTGCCTGTCCAGGCCCTTGCCGGCATGGCGCTGGTGCTTTCGGGCGTGGTCCTCGCAATCCTGTATGGGCGCCGCCAGGGCCAGGCGCACGCTTGGGAAGCCGTCAAGGGTCCGCTCTGGCTCGGTGTGGCTCTGGGGCTCGGGGCAGCGACCGGCCAGGCGGTCGGCTCCATCATCGCGCGCCCCATCATGGCCTCCGGCATCGACCCCTTCGCCGCCTCGATGGTGCGCGTTGCGATTGCCGCCTTCTGCCTCAGCGTCCTCATCGCGCTCCCCATCCCCTCGGTGAAGCCCAAGGGCCCCGTCACCTGGCCGGTCTTCGCGCTCACCGCACTCACCGGCATCATCGCGCTCGCGATCGGCATGACGCTGCTGCTCTTCGCGCTCTCCGGCGGCAAGGTCGGCATCGTCTCGACGCTGTCGGCCACCTCGCCGGTTCTTATCCTGCCGATGATCTGGCTGCGCACCGGCGAACGCCCCGCCGCCGGCGCCTGGCTCGGTGCTGCGCTCGT